The following proteins come from a genomic window of Rhodanobacteraceae bacterium:
- the prmC gene encoding peptide chain release factor N(5)-glutamine methyltransferase, which translates to MIRSPGDVKQTEPASPVFTWSQLLRSAQVGAPAEVAPLDAELLLAHALGRNRAGLYARLSDQVDAEVAARFGDLWQRRCAGEPYAYLVGTREFHGRAFAVTPSVLIPRADTEILLEAALQRFPAGHSGVVVDAGTGSGALAISLQLARPQAMVCAVDYSPAALAVARANALRLRAPVRFWRGDWLSALADSSLDLLLANPPYLAADDPYLPGLLASGEPRLALVADDDGLADLARIARAGCRVLRDGGWLLMEHGWTQGAAVRALLESLDYRDVATERDLGGHERVSGGRVDRSGGRAA; encoded by the coding sequence ATGATCAGGTCCCCTGGCGACGTGAAACAAACTGAGCCTGCTTCGCCCGTGTTCACCTGGTCGCAACTGCTGCGCAGCGCGCAGGTCGGCGCACCGGCGGAAGTGGCGCCACTGGATGCCGAATTGCTGCTGGCCCATGCGCTCGGCCGCAACCGGGCTGGGCTGTATGCACGTCTGAGCGATCAGGTCGACGCGGAAGTCGCCGCGCGTTTTGGCGACCTGTGGCAGCGACGCTGCGCTGGAGAGCCCTACGCCTATCTGGTCGGCACGCGCGAATTCCATGGGCGCGCATTTGCCGTCACCCCGTCGGTGCTGATCCCGCGTGCGGACACCGAGATCCTGCTCGAGGCCGCACTGCAGCGCTTTCCGGCAGGACATTCCGGTGTGGTGGTGGACGCCGGTACCGGGTCGGGCGCGTTGGCGATCAGCCTCCAGCTCGCACGCCCACAGGCGATGGTGTGCGCGGTCGATTACAGCCCGGCCGCGTTGGCGGTGGCCCGGGCGAATGCCTTGCGGCTACGCGCGCCAGTGCGCTTCTGGCGCGGCGACTGGCTCTCGGCGCTGGCAGACAGCTCGCTCGACCTGCTGCTGGCCAATCCGCCCTACCTGGCCGCGGACGATCCGTACCTGCCCGGACTGCTCGCCAGCGGCGAGCCGCGGCTGGCCCTGGTCGCCGACGACGATGGACTCGCGGACCTGGCGCGCATCGCCCGCGCGGGCTGCCGCGTGCTGCGCGATGGCGGCTGGCTGCTCATGGAGCACGGCTGGACCCAAGGGGCGGCGGTGCGCGCCTTGCTCGAATCCCTGGACTACCGGGACGTTGCGACTGAACGCGACCTCGGCGGCCATGAGCGGGTCAGCGGTGGACGAGTCGACCGCAGCGGGGGCCGTGCCGCGTAG
- a CDS encoding MerR family transcriptional regulator, with translation MTDPTQLSLEQLAVAADLPLRTVRFYIQKGLLARPHGSTRAAWYDASHLETLLRIRKWSDAGLSLARIAELLSGADTIAPARHAPGAIEVRTHVHLAEGLELVITPDQARLSPGQLRALVRAVLEAHAAVSASAPAASTEGDSDE, from the coding sequence ATGACTGATCCGACGCAACTGTCCCTGGAGCAACTGGCCGTAGCGGCCGATCTGCCGCTGCGAACGGTGCGCTTCTACATCCAGAAGGGCCTGCTGGCGCGGCCGCACGGCAGCACGCGCGCGGCCTGGTACGACGCGAGCCATCTGGAGACGCTGCTGCGCATCCGCAAATGGAGCGATGCCGGCCTGTCGCTGGCGCGCATTGCCGAGTTGCTGAGCGGGGCGGACACCATTGCGCCAGCGCGCCACGCGCCGGGCGCCATCGAAGTGCGCACGCATGTGCACCTGGCCGAGGGCCTGGAACTGGTGATCACGCCGGACCAGGCCCGGCTCAGCCCCGGGCAGTTGCGCGCGCTGGTGCGCGCGGTGCTCGAAGCCCACGCCGCCGTGAGCGCCTCCGCGCCGGCGGCATCCACCGAAGGAGATTCCGATGAATGA
- a CDS encoding VWA domain-containing protein yields MCDRGQLHLALPLEACLLDVEVQIGERRLRGRVEPKQRAEARYEEALAEGHSAFSIRMVDDGLVNIALGNLLPGERLTLTIRMAQWLHWNGNRVRLTLPTTIAPRYGQSRLQPADQPVVDLLAEHGFALTGSVRGLLARAELASATHRLAVRAVAEGIDFAIERGHLDRDIVIDLRDAGSGARIAGSVDADLAGRHAAMISFCASADAGIARPLVAEIVVDCSGSMGGVSITQTRAAVRAIVAHLDARDLVNILRFGSSHQWLLRRPQPATPAVRNTLQQGADDLQADLGGTELLPALNAGLDDLARLPAEVVGERVLFIISDGEVWNLDTRAFLERCRRERVQVYAVAVGTAAVEATFAPLTRATGGALERVLPGDAMAERIERHFARMRSGALREIRVEWPGTPGWNLGPEAVFPGDGAILAAGLDVRPESVEVSWLAPDGERRQAQVPLVANASVDTTAPSTQARMLARERLASLGDVAAATALAVDYQLVTPDTAITLVLERTAGERQQQLPELRQVEHMLAAGWGGTAVQDVGAEPPMLMQCAGESLDMPAFCFAPLTPTSLRRRRLRRAPAPVAAAPKGMLQRVAKRVRQAFGGEQEEATSTRTTADAAMRAQLCALLVARLREDPSLGAALASGDWSLDRLGLALPTALFNWLDERAERDGGDLQFGGWWQRLVDELCASPEGAELRCMLDR; encoded by the coding sequence TTGTGCGATCGAGGTCAGCTACACCTGGCGCTGCCGCTGGAAGCCTGCCTGCTGGACGTCGAGGTCCAGATCGGCGAGCGCCGCCTGCGCGGCCGGGTGGAGCCGAAGCAGCGCGCCGAGGCGCGCTACGAGGAGGCGCTGGCCGAGGGCCACAGCGCCTTCTCCATCCGCATGGTCGACGACGGGCTGGTCAATATCGCGCTCGGCAACCTGCTGCCGGGCGAGCGGCTGACCCTGACCATCCGCATGGCGCAATGGCTGCACTGGAACGGCAACCGCGTGCGCCTGACGCTGCCGACGACGATCGCGCCGCGCTACGGCCAGAGCCGGCTGCAACCGGCCGACCAGCCGGTCGTGGACCTGCTCGCCGAGCACGGCTTCGCGCTGACGGGCAGCGTGCGCGGCCTGCTGGCGCGGGCCGAACTGGCGTCGGCGACGCACCGGCTGGCGGTGCGCGCGGTGGCCGAAGGCATCGACTTCGCCATCGAGCGCGGCCACCTGGACCGCGACATCGTCATCGATCTGCGCGATGCCGGCAGCGGCGCACGCATCGCCGGCAGCGTGGATGCAGATCTCGCCGGCCGCCACGCGGCGATGATCAGTTTCTGCGCCAGCGCCGATGCGGGCATCGCGCGCCCGCTGGTGGCCGAAATCGTGGTTGATTGCTCCGGCTCGATGGGCGGGGTGTCGATTACCCAGACCCGCGCCGCGGTGCGCGCGATCGTCGCGCACCTGGACGCCCGCGACCTGGTGAACATCCTGCGTTTCGGGTCCAGCCACCAGTGGCTGCTGCGTCGGCCGCAACCGGCGACACCCGCGGTGCGCAACACCCTGCAGCAGGGCGCCGACGACCTGCAGGCGGACCTCGGCGGCACCGAGTTGCTGCCGGCACTGAACGCCGGCCTCGACGACCTCGCGCGCCTGCCGGCGGAGGTGGTGGGCGAGCGCGTGCTGTTCATCATCAGCGACGGCGAAGTGTGGAACCTCGACACGCGCGCCTTCCTCGAGCGCTGTCGGCGCGAGCGCGTGCAGGTCTACGCGGTCGCGGTGGGCACCGCGGCGGTCGAGGCCACCTTCGCGCCGCTTACGCGCGCCACCGGTGGTGCGCTGGAACGCGTGCTGCCGGGCGACGCGATGGCCGAGCGCATCGAGCGCCACTTCGCGCGCATGCGCAGCGGTGCGCTGCGCGAGATCCGCGTCGAATGGCCCGGCACGCCCGGCTGGAACCTCGGGCCTGAGGCGGTGTTTCCCGGCGATGGCGCCATCCTCGCGGCTGGACTCGATGTGCGGCCCGAGTCCGTCGAAGTCAGCTGGCTGGCGCCGGATGGCGAGCGCCGCCAGGCGCAGGTCCCGCTGGTGGCGAACGCATCGGTCGACACCACCGCACCCTCAACCCAGGCGCGCATGCTGGCGCGCGAGCGGCTGGCGAGCCTGGGCGATGTGGCCGCCGCCACCGCGCTGGCGGTCGACTACCAGTTGGTGACGCCGGACACCGCAATCACCCTGGTGCTCGAGCGCACGGCGGGCGAGCGCCAGCAGCAGCTGCCGGAACTGCGCCAGGTCGAGCATATGCTGGCGGCGGGCTGGGGCGGCACTGCGGTTCAGGATGTTGGTGCCGAGCCGCCGATGCTGATGCAGTGCGCGGGCGAAAGTCTCGACATGCCGGCCTTCTGCTTCGCGCCACTGACGCCGACTTCGCTGCGCCGTCGCCGGCTCCGCCGCGCGCCGGCGCCGGTGGCCGCCGCACCCAAGGGCATGCTGCAGCGCGTGGCCAAGCGGGTGCGGCAGGCATTCGGCGGCGAACAAGAAGAGGCGACGTCGACGCGCACCACGGCCGATGCCGCAATGCGCGCGCAACTGTGCGCGCTCCTGGTTGCGCGCCTGCGCGAGGATCCGTCGCTGGGCGCTGCGCTGGCGTCGGGCGATTGGTCGCTGGACCGGCTTGGACTGGCCTTGCCCACCGCGCTGTTCAACTGGCTGGACGAACGCGCCGAGCGCGACGGTGGCGACCTGCAGTTCGGCGGCTGGTGGCAGCGGCTGGTCGATGAGTTGTGCGCCAGTCCGGAGGGGGCGGAACTGCGGTGCATGCTGGATCGCTGA
- a CDS encoding DUF3999 family protein yields MCAQTCASAEPPPPHDPRLDEFATVFPLSVEGDDGVLQVQLPLPVYQASRAPGLADVRVYNGAGQLLPYALHYPEQRTRIEVREQTTTQFPLYETAVTPGAAGGIDLQLRTGPDGALVSLDARTSAPQPAPSRKLAALVVDLGPSARNEVLQSLRFQLAESVGDYHARLAIERSDDLKLWDGVAHGTLDWISASDQTIQLVSDRIELPRGDGRYLKVRWVDGEPLAFAAIVGEWRGATATLDPQLELTLQAQPGRVGGDWVFHTSPSIAATAIGLDLPEANTVMPVTIGFYRRQRVPKPEWLLAPQLGSTFYRLNHNGRERVSSRIHVSPQGNAEWVVRPHTAGHAPPQLVLGWRPQTLVFTARGEDFKLAIGADPEAVRHWRGGPAALAQVAPGFSPGEIAQLDRAVVGLPQPPPAKAEAVAPAPPEADAEAAARQRRFALWSVLGLGIVLLCWMTWRLYEQMVEGRSGNSGG; encoded by the coding sequence ATGTGCGCCCAGACGTGCGCCAGCGCCGAGCCCCCGCCGCCCCACGATCCACGCCTCGACGAATTCGCGACGGTGTTTCCGCTTTCCGTGGAAGGCGACGACGGCGTGCTCCAGGTGCAACTGCCGCTGCCGGTGTACCAGGCCTCGCGCGCGCCGGGGCTGGCGGATGTGCGGGTCTACAACGGCGCCGGGCAGTTGCTGCCGTACGCGCTGCACTATCCGGAGCAACGCACCCGCATCGAGGTGCGCGAGCAAACGACGACCCAGTTCCCCTTGTACGAAACCGCGGTGACGCCGGGCGCGGCGGGAGGGATTGACCTGCAGTTGCGCACTGGGCCGGATGGCGCGCTGGTCAGCCTGGATGCGCGCACCTCCGCGCCGCAGCCGGCGCCATCGCGCAAGCTGGCGGCGCTGGTGGTGGATCTGGGCCCTAGCGCGCGCAACGAGGTGTTGCAGAGCCTGCGTTTCCAGCTCGCGGAATCGGTGGGCGACTACCACGCGCGGCTGGCCATCGAGCGCAGCGACGACCTGAAACTGTGGGATGGGGTGGCGCACGGCACGCTCGACTGGATCAGCGCCAGCGACCAGACCATCCAGCTGGTCAGCGACCGCATCGAGCTGCCGCGTGGCGATGGCCGTTATCTCAAGGTTCGCTGGGTGGACGGCGAGCCGCTTGCCTTCGCTGCCATCGTCGGCGAGTGGCGCGGCGCCACGGCGACGCTCGATCCGCAACTGGAACTCACGCTGCAGGCGCAACCCGGGCGTGTCGGTGGCGACTGGGTGTTCCACACCAGCCCGTCGATCGCCGCGACCGCGATCGGCCTCGACCTGCCGGAAGCCAATACCGTGATGCCGGTGACCATCGGCTTCTATCGGCGACAGCGCGTGCCCAAGCCGGAGTGGCTGCTGGCGCCGCAGCTCGGCAGCACCTTCTACCGCCTGAACCACAACGGCCGCGAGCGGGTGTCCAGCCGCATCCATGTGTCGCCCCAGGGCAATGCCGAATGGGTGGTGCGCCCGCACACCGCCGGCCACGCGCCGCCGCAGCTGGTGCTCGGCTGGCGCCCGCAGACGCTGGTGTTCACCGCGCGTGGCGAGGACTTCAAGCTGGCGATCGGCGCCGATCCGGAAGCGGTGCGCCACTGGCGCGGCGGACCGGCGGCGCTGGCGCAAGTGGCGCCGGGATTCAGCCCTGGCGAGATCGCGCAACTGGACCGCGCGGTGGTGGGTCTGCCGCAGCCGCCGCCCGCCAAGGCTGAGGCCGTCGCCCCTGCCCCGCCCGAAGCCGATGCGGAAGCTGCCGCACGCCAGCGCCGCTTCGCCCTGTGGAGCGTGCTCGGCCTGGGCATCGTGTTGCTGTGCTGGATGACCTGGCGGCTGTACGAGCAGATGGTCGAGGGCCGGTCTGGCAATTCGGGCGGCTGA
- a CDS encoding DUF2339 domain-containing protein, whose translation MEFLGLLSVLFFLYLLIAPAIAWAKANAARADMEKLAERQAREVSDLRREIRQLREHQAALLQRVERRGTASTEDVAEPVRAATAPETAPSAEPAEPVAGRAVFKVGEPEPAPAAPPAPQPTPVIPGFDFSAADLGIPEAPATAAPPPSAPAPEPPRSTPAATPRRPAHASWNLEPVEKPAEPAEAAEPVAQAATPASAWAEAGARPAPAQSSEREPVWKPKPPVERPLPPPREPQEPGPIARLLTGAKDWLFGGNLVARLGLMILFIGVAFLLRFASSYVVVPIEVRLAGIAAGAIALLGWGWHIRTKRPGIALPTQGAALATLMMVVFGAYKFWQLLPTGATFGLLLALVAFTSILAVLQDGLWLAIFGIVGGFAVPILVSSGSGNHVALFSYYALLNAGIFAIAWTRSWRVLNFLGFLFTFLIGTAWGVQRYEAEHYQSSQFFLALFVVMYAAIAILYAWRQAPKLKSYVDATLVFGVPIVAMGLQYGMVKDMHLGSALSAVVFGLFYASLGLALWRWRAGSLRLLVESFFALAVVFATLAIPLAFDGRWTSAAWALQGAGMVWVGLRQKQALVWRFGILLQFGAWISFVRVLTGIDPLRAMSEHISLGFLLLGATGMFLALTLRRQSMPVGDDEDAVRARFGGWASAFIAIAVVWLLGGLWVEVWLRVAPAQRASLYVLTAMLLVYGLQWLGKRADWRLPAVLGGAVTAVAGLTFLGLMAQYMRWHNVAVYSEQSIGEVLSGGALFGGALLAAGALVSAFAFKRRWQTGSGVEQDRDRSATVAWLWLAMFWFCGFALHGAAHALAWATAPAPDALPPWYQISFWAAWSIGLALSAYACMALTQRFGFPNAANVQRLGWPVLTAVGTWIFLVQVSDSLAVERLLQFDWTLGLAGDGSPRDALLVFLGGPLAGTLILLALAWIGVTRMLDARRSPSLSEEQRGTGLAVWLIGLGIVLYLPLVDVLAQLGTRLLFAAGAVHGESGWLGFADTRLILAAAMATLSVLAAGAWRAPALRWLAVPTMVLQALAWITLLTQAYQREQLPPPGTGVAMLLVWLGMAWCLRTWRARWEISETGFKGLHFSRVIAPWLMLPPVVSLNLMPWLVGTDVIAQQMEESGWVVAGMWPDYLAAWAAIGLLFAGLVQVRRAGWPLEPVHAWYGRVVIPLAALWSLLLVVYWNLRQDGSMAPLPYLPILNPLDLTTGFVALLLADLWRMHGAQANDDQRRLALRASMALGFGWFNLMLLRTAAQFLGLPYRFEPLYHSQFVQAMLSIVWTLCAFAVMRYAVRRLSKPLWMIGAALLGVVVLKLFLIDLSNVGSVARIVSFMGVGGLMLLIGYLAPLPREDGK comes from the coding sequence ATGGAATTCCTGGGTCTGCTGTCGGTGCTGTTCTTCCTGTACCTGCTGATCGCCCCGGCGATCGCATGGGCCAAGGCCAACGCCGCCCGCGCCGACATGGAGAAGCTGGCCGAGCGCCAGGCGCGCGAGGTGAGCGATTTGCGCAGGGAAATCCGCCAGCTGCGCGAGCATCAGGCCGCGCTGCTGCAACGGGTGGAACGGCGGGGGACGGCGTCGACGGAAGACGTCGCGGAGCCAGTGCGCGCGGCCACGGCGCCCGAGACTGCGCCTTCCGCAGAACCGGCGGAGCCTGTTGCGGGGCGCGCCGTGTTCAAGGTCGGCGAGCCCGAGCCGGCCCCCGCGGCGCCACCGGCACCGCAGCCAACCCCGGTCATACCCGGCTTCGATTTCAGCGCGGCGGATCTCGGCATCCCGGAGGCCCCGGCCACAGCCGCCCCTCCACCGTCCGCCCCGGCACCCGAGCCCCCGCGCAGCACGCCCGCCGCGACCCCGCGCCGGCCCGCGCATGCGAGCTGGAACCTGGAACCGGTCGAGAAGCCGGCGGAGCCCGCCGAAGCGGCCGAACCAGTGGCGCAGGCCGCCACCCCGGCCAGCGCCTGGGCCGAGGCGGGCGCGCGACCGGCGCCGGCGCAATCCAGCGAACGCGAGCCGGTCTGGAAGCCCAAGCCGCCGGTCGAACGCCCGCTGCCGCCACCTCGCGAGCCGCAGGAACCGGGCCCCATCGCACGCCTGCTGACCGGCGCCAAGGATTGGCTGTTCGGCGGCAACCTGGTCGCACGCCTGGGCCTGATGATCCTGTTCATCGGCGTCGCCTTCCTGCTGCGCTTCGCCTCCAGCTATGTGGTGGTGCCGATCGAAGTGCGCCTCGCGGGCATCGCCGCCGGCGCCATCGCGCTGCTCGGCTGGGGCTGGCATATCCGTACCAAACGACCGGGCATCGCGCTGCCGACCCAGGGCGCGGCGCTGGCCACGCTGATGATGGTGGTGTTCGGCGCCTACAAGTTCTGGCAGTTGCTGCCCACTGGCGCGACCTTCGGTCTGCTGCTGGCGCTGGTGGCCTTCACCAGCATCCTCGCGGTGCTGCAGGACGGGCTGTGGCTGGCGATTTTCGGGATCGTCGGCGGCTTCGCGGTGCCGATCCTGGTCTCCAGCGGCAGCGGCAACCACGTCGCCCTGTTCAGCTACTACGCGCTGCTGAACGCCGGCATCTTCGCGATTGCCTGGACGCGCTCCTGGCGTGTGCTGAACTTCCTCGGCTTCCTGTTCACTTTCCTGATTGGCACCGCCTGGGGCGTGCAGCGCTACGAAGCCGAGCATTACCAGAGTTCGCAGTTCTTCCTCGCGCTGTTCGTGGTGATGTACGCGGCCATCGCGATCCTCTACGCCTGGCGCCAGGCGCCGAAGCTCAAGTCCTACGTCGATGCGACGCTGGTGTTCGGCGTGCCGATCGTGGCGATGGGCCTGCAGTACGGCATGGTCAAGGACATGCACCTGGGCAGCGCGCTGTCGGCGGTGGTCTTCGGGCTGTTCTACGCGAGCCTCGGGCTGGCGCTGTGGCGCTGGCGTGCGGGCAGCCTGCGCCTGCTGGTCGAGTCCTTTTTCGCGCTCGCCGTGGTGTTCGCCACGCTCGCCATCCCGTTGGCCTTCGACGGCCGCTGGACCAGCGCGGCCTGGGCGCTGCAGGGCGCCGGCATGGTCTGGGTCGGCCTGCGGCAGAAGCAGGCGTTGGTGTGGCGCTTCGGCATCCTGCTGCAGTTCGGTGCGTGGATCTCCTTCGTCCGCGTGCTGACCGGAATCGACCCGCTGCGCGCGATGTCCGAGCACATCAGCCTGGGCTTCCTGCTGCTCGGCGCCACCGGCATGTTCCTCGCGCTGACGCTGCGCCGGCAGAGCATGCCGGTGGGCGACGACGAGGACGCCGTGCGCGCGCGCTTCGGCGGCTGGGCCAGCGCCTTCATCGCCATCGCGGTGGTCTGGCTGCTCGGCGGGCTGTGGGTGGAGGTCTGGCTGCGGGTGGCACCGGCGCAGCGCGCCAGCCTGTATGTGCTGACCGCGATGCTGCTGGTCTACGGCCTGCAATGGCTGGGCAAGCGCGCGGACTGGCGCCTGCCGGCAGTGCTTGGCGGTGCGGTGACTGCGGTCGCGGGGCTGACCTTCCTTGGCCTGATGGCGCAGTACATGCGTTGGCACAACGTCGCGGTCTACTCCGAACAGAGCATCGGCGAGGTGCTGAGCGGTGGCGCGCTGTTCGGCGGTGCGCTGCTGGCGGCGGGTGCGCTGGTCTCTGCCTTCGCCTTCAAGCGGCGCTGGCAGACGGGCAGCGGCGTGGAGCAGGACCGCGACCGCAGCGCGACCGTCGCCTGGCTGTGGCTGGCGATGTTCTGGTTCTGCGGCTTCGCCCTGCATGGCGCGGCGCATGCGCTGGCCTGGGCCACCGCCCCGGCGCCGGATGCGCTGCCGCCCTGGTACCAGATCAGCTTCTGGGCGGCCTGGAGCATCGGGTTGGCGCTCTCAGCTTATGCCTGCATGGCGCTGACCCAGCGTTTCGGGTTCCCCAACGCGGCGAATGTGCAGCGCCTCGGCTGGCCGGTGTTGACCGCCGTGGGCACCTGGATCTTCCTGGTGCAAGTCAGCGACAGCCTGGCAGTCGAACGCCTGCTGCAGTTCGACTGGACCCTCGGCCTGGCCGGCGACGGCAGCCCGCGCGATGCGCTGCTGGTCTTCCTCGGTGGTCCGCTGGCCGGAACCCTGATTCTGCTGGCGCTGGCGTGGATCGGCGTGACGCGGATGCTGGACGCGCGCCGTTCGCCTTCGCTCAGCGAGGAGCAGCGCGGCACCGGGCTGGCGGTGTGGCTGATCGGCCTGGGCATCGTGCTCTACCTGCCGCTGGTCGATGTGCTGGCGCAACTCGGCACGCGGCTGTTGTTCGCTGCGGGCGCGGTCCACGGCGAGTCCGGATGGCTCGGCTTTGCCGATACGCGCCTGATCCTGGCCGCGGCGATGGCGACCCTGTCCGTGCTCGCGGCCGGCGCCTGGCGCGCGCCCGCGCTGCGTTGGCTGGCGGTGCCGACAATGGTGCTGCAGGCGCTGGCCTGGATCACACTGCTGACCCAGGCCTACCAGCGCGAGCAGTTGCCGCCCCCGGGCACGGGCGTGGCGATGCTGCTGGTGTGGCTGGGCATGGCCTGGTGCCTCAGGACCTGGCGCGCACGCTGGGAGATCTCGGAGACCGGCTTCAAGGGCTTGCACTTCAGCCGCGTGATTGCGCCCTGGCTGATGTTGCCGCCGGTGGTGTCGCTGAACCTGATGCCGTGGCTGGTCGGCACGGACGTGATCGCTCAGCAAATGGAGGAATCCGGCTGGGTGGTCGCGGGCATGTGGCCGGACTACCTCGCGGCCTGGGCGGCCATCGGCCTGCTGTTTGCCGGCCTGGTGCAGGTGCGCCGCGCGGGCTGGCCGCTGGAGCCGGTGCACGCCTGGTACGGGCGCGTGGTGATTCCGCTGGCTGCGCTGTGGTCGCTGCTGCTGGTGGTCTACTGGAACTTGCGCCAGGACGGCAGCATGGCCCCGCTGCCCTACCTGCCGATCCTGAATCCGCTGGACCTGACCACCGGCTTCGTGGCGCTGCTGCTGGCGGACCTGTGGCGGATGCACGGCGCGCAGGCCAACGACGACCAGCGCCGGCTGGCGCTGCGCGCGTCGATGGCGCTGGGCTTTGGCTGGTTCAACCTGATGCTGCTGCGCACCGCCGCCCAGTTCCTCGGCCTGCCCTACCGCTTCGAACCGCTGTACCACTCGCAGTTCGTGCAGGCGATGCTGTCCATCGTGTGGACCCTGTGCGCCTTCGCCGTGATGCGCTACGCCGTGCGCCGGCTGTCCAAGCCGCTGTGGATGATCGGCGCCGCCCTGCTCGGCGTGGTGGTGCTCAAGCTGTTCCTGATCGATCTGAGCAACGTCGGCAGCGTGGCGCGCATCGTGTCCTTCATGGGCGTCGGCGGGTTGATGCTGCTGATCGGGTATCTGGCGCCGTTGCCGCGGGAGGACGGGAAGTGA
- a CDS encoding winged helix-turn-helix domain-containing protein, translated as MRYRLGEFLLDTQRELLIGPAGVANLRPQAYRLLCFLVERAPALVSRDALMDELWGHHALSPNVIPQTVSELRQALGDDPQQARFIETRHRRGYAFIAPVEILADESPAWPVAAVAVSAEGSDPASERPAVAQPGGAAVAGTSAWPRYAALWLTLGALFLVLAGWVGWIALRPRPGPAVAEVAVNPPGLRLESAPAALGAYLGLLARAAAAGSLPRRAPLPGRPHGGSRSPRMVAGSCATRRAANAAAECCRRPTWPPRPRPCCVPWRRRSGPVLPPAIRTAGRRVWMRASLWQRRRWRRPRIAMWMLLPLTYGWRRRRRSPDGRRCCMLKRLSVAGIGAARASASPACAATATARWLCRPRSCALACARARPNCSRR; from the coding sequence ATGCGCTATCGCCTCGGCGAGTTCCTACTCGACACCCAGCGTGAACTGCTCATCGGCCCGGCCGGTGTCGCCAACCTGCGCCCGCAGGCCTACCGCTTGCTGTGCTTCCTGGTCGAGCGCGCACCGGCGCTGGTCTCGCGCGATGCCCTGATGGACGAGTTGTGGGGCCATCACGCGCTGTCGCCCAATGTCATTCCGCAGACGGTCAGTGAGTTGCGCCAGGCACTGGGCGACGACCCGCAGCAAGCGCGCTTCATCGAGACCCGTCACCGCCGCGGCTACGCATTCATCGCGCCGGTGGAGATCCTTGCCGACGAGTCGCCCGCATGGCCGGTCGCCGCTGTCGCGGTGTCCGCCGAGGGATCGGACCCGGCTTCCGAGCGTCCGGCGGTTGCACAGCCTGGCGGCGCCGCAGTCGCTGGGACGAGCGCTTGGCCGCGGTACGCAGCGCTCTGGCTGACGCTCGGCGCGCTGTTCCTGGTGCTGGCCGGATGGGTCGGGTGGATCGCGCTGCGCCCCAGGCCCGGACCGGCGGTCGCCGAGGTCGCCGTCAACCCACCGGGTCTGCGCCTGGAGTCGGCGCCAGCGGCACTGGGTGCCTACCTCGGCCTGCTGGCGCGCGCAGCAGCGGCTGGATCTTTGCCGCGCCGGGCGCCGCTGCCGGGCCGACCGCATGGAGGCTCGCGATCGCCGCGGATGGTCGCTGGCAGTTGCGCGACGCGGCGGGCAGCGAACGCAGCAGCGGAATGTTGCCGCAGGCCGACGTGGCCACCCAGGCCCAGGCCTTGCTGCGTACCCTGGAGGCGTCGATCAGGCCCGGTGCTTCCGCCGGCGATCCGGACGGCTGGCCGACGGGTCTGGATGCGCGCCAGTCTCTGGCAGAGGCGGCGCTGGCGACGGCCGAGGATCGCCATGTGGATGCTCTTGCCGCTTACATACGGGTGGCGGAGGCGACGGAGATCGCCGGATGGCCGGCGCTGCTGCATGCTGAAGCGCTTGTCCGTAGCGGGGATTGGCGCGGCGCGAGCCAGCGCCTCGCCAGCCTGCGCGGCGACAGCGACCGCGCGCTGGCTTTGCAGGCCGAGATCCTGCGCGCTCGCTTGCGCGCGAGCCCGGCCGAACTGCTCGCGGCGCTGA